In bacterium, a single genomic region encodes these proteins:
- the secG gene encoding preprotein translocase subunit SecG, whose protein sequence is MLVKLFWGIHIINCIVLIITVLLQAGKGSTMGLSLGGGASQTVFGSTGGKNFFARLTTGFAILFMLTSILLSIISSRSARSYRGVMQQLPGATEAAAPVRPLAEPAAPASDVPAPAEVPAQK, encoded by the coding sequence ATGCTGGTTAAGTTATTTTGGGGAATTCATATTATTAATTGTATTGTTCTTATTATCACAGTGCTACTGCAGGCGGGAAAAGGATCGACCATGGGGTTGAGTCTTGGTGGCGGTGCATCCCAGACGGTTTTTGGCTCCACGGGCGGGAAGAATTTTTTTGCACGTTTGACAACTGGGTTTGCGATTCTTTTTATGTTAACCTCGATTTTGTTGTCTATTATTTCTTCGCGCTCAGCCCGGAGTTATCGTGGCGTGATGCAGCAGCTGCCCGGTGCCACCGAAGCGGCGGCACCGGTACGCCCCTTGGCAGAACCTGCGGCACCGGCATCAGACGTACCGGCGCCGGCAGAGGTGCCGGCACAGAAATAA
- the fabD gene encoding ACP S-malonyltransferase, with translation MSKIGLVFPGQGSQFVGMGKELIAVSETAKSIFARADAALGMSLSTMILEGPEEALKETENAQPAILTASVAAWEAFREKYNLNFSNCICAGHSLGEYTALVAARVMDFETAVQLVRKRGRYMQEAAAACDGGMAAVLGKTENEVRSLCGQGDGQPGVQVANLNSPGQVVVSGSKKTLEVFSQSAAEQKIKVIPLAVSGPFHSALMQSAADKLTVTLKIISFKPAVMPVIANVSALPITEPEAIRESLIKQVTGSVRWEESMRKMISSGVGRMIEIGPGKVLRGLMKKIDRGIPVLGVFDPEEIKATIERISNI, from the coding sequence ATGTCGAAAATTGGGTTGGTTTTTCCCGGGCAGGGGTCACAATTTGTTGGGATGGGCAAGGAGCTTATCGCTGTTTCAGAAACCGCCAAATCAATATTTGCAAGAGCAGATGCGGCATTGGGTATGTCGTTAAGCACGATGATACTTGAAGGCCCGGAAGAAGCTTTGAAAGAAACTGAAAATGCTCAGCCGGCAATTTTAACCGCATCGGTTGCTGCATGGGAAGCTTTTCGTGAAAAATATAATTTGAATTTTTCAAATTGTATTTGTGCCGGACATTCTTTGGGAGAATATACGGCATTGGTCGCGGCCCGAGTCATGGACTTTGAAACAGCTGTTCAGCTTGTGCGAAAAAGAGGGCGCTATATGCAGGAGGCGGCGGCGGCATGCGATGGCGGCATGGCGGCGGTTTTGGGTAAGACGGAAAATGAGGTTCGGAGTTTATGTGGTCAGGGTGATGGTCAACCAGGTGTACAGGTTGCGAATCTCAATTCACCCGGACAGGTGGTTGTTTCAGGTTCGAAAAAGACGTTGGAAGTATTTTCGCAGAGTGCTGCGGAGCAGAAAATAAAGGTTATCCCATTGGCGGTTTCGGGTCCCTTTCATTCCGCCCTCATGCAGTCGGCAGCAGACAAATTGACTGTGACATTGAAGATAATTTCTTTTAAGCCCGCTGTGATGCCGGTCATTGCCAATGTGTCGGCTTTGCCGATAACCGAACCGGAAGCAATTCGTGAGAGTCTGATAAAACAGGTCACCGGATCTGTGCGCTGGGAAGAGTCTATGCGGAAAATGATTTCATCCGGCGTAGGCCGGATGATTGAAATCGGCCCGGGGAAAGTGTTGCGCGGGCTGATGAAAAAGATTGACCGGGGAATCCCGGTGTTGGGTGTGTTTGATCCGGAAGAAATAAAAGCGACGATTGAGCGGATTTCAAATATTTGA
- the fabF gene encoding beta-ketoacyl-ACP synthase II: MAKRVVVTGLGVVTPIGNDVETYWKNLLAGKSGIGPITYFDVTDYDSKIAGELKNFDASLAVEKKDARRLDLFAQYALVAGQEALENARIDMEKIDRYRAGIIVGCGIGGINVAETQKTILIEKGPKRVSPFLVPMMIPNMAPGMMAIKYGFRGPNLSVVTACASGNNAFTDATRLIQRGDADIMIAGGSESAVTPLAVSGFCSAKALSTRNDAPGKASRPFDKDRDGFVIAEGAGLAVLESLEHAQARGAEILAEIGGYGMTDDAYHMTSPLPDGSGGAMAMELAIRDAGLKPEDIDYINAHGTSTLQGDIGETLAIKKVFGDHAKKLRVSSTKSMLGHTLGAAGGVELVAVVKSLLDQTLHQTVNLENPDEQCDLDYITEGPRKTAVTNVLSNSFGFGGHNVSILVKKFVA; the protein is encoded by the coding sequence ATGGCAAAACGGGTCGTTGTAACCGGCCTGGGGGTTGTTACCCCAATTGGCAATGATGTTGAAACTTACTGGAAGAACTTGTTGGCCGGTAAATCCGGAATTGGCCCGATTACATATTTTGATGTTACGGATTATGATTCTAAGATTGCCGGTGAGCTTAAAAATTTCGATGCATCATTAGCAGTAGAAAAAAAAGATGCACGACGCCTTGATTTATTTGCGCAGTATGCTTTGGTGGCAGGACAGGAAGCGCTCGAGAATGCCCGGATCGATATGGAAAAAATCGATAGATATCGTGCAGGGATTATCGTTGGTTGCGGAATCGGCGGAATCAATGTGGCGGAAACACAAAAAACCATTTTGATTGAAAAAGGACCAAAGCGAGTATCGCCTTTTCTGGTGCCGATGATGATTCCCAACATGGCACCGGGTATGATGGCCATAAAATATGGATTTAGGGGTCCCAATCTTTCGGTGGTGACAGCGTGTGCTTCAGGCAATAATGCATTTACAGATGCAACGCGTTTAATACAACGGGGAGATGCCGATATTATGATTGCGGGCGGGTCGGAATCTGCGGTGACGCCGTTGGCTGTATCAGGTTTTTGCTCCGCCAAAGCACTCTCGACTCGAAATGATGCGCCGGGAAAAGCCAGCCGTCCGTTTGATAAGGACCGGGATGGTTTTGTTATTGCAGAAGGTGCAGGGTTGGCCGTGCTGGAATCATTGGAACATGCACAAGCGCGGGGCGCAGAGATTTTAGCTGAAATTGGCGGCTATGGGATGACGGATGATGCGTATCATATGACATCGCCTTTGCCGGACGGATCCGGCGGGGCTATGGCAATGGAATTGGCAATTCGGGATGCCGGACTCAAACCCGAGGACATTGATTACATTAATGCTCATGGAACATCCACCTTGCAGGGTGATATCGGCGAGACCCTGGCAATTAAAAAAGTATTTGGCGACCATGCGAAAAAACTTCGGGTGTCCTCCACCAAATCAATGCTCGGCCATACGCTTGGTGCAGCCGGAGGTGTTGAATTGGTTGCTGTGGTTAAATCACTTCTGGATCAAACATTACATCAGACCGTTAATTTGGAAAATCCTGATGAACAATGTGATCTGGATTATATTACAGAAGGTCCCAGAAAGACGGCTGTTACCAATGTTTTGAGCAATTCCTTTGGATTCGGGGGTCACAACGTTTCCATACTGGTGAAAAAATTCGTAGCCTAG
- a CDS encoding YceD family protein translates to MKINIQSLKEDPVVFPLSIAQAKLDLGDEARVQGAVSVILSIHKVSEKVFIRGEIHAQLQLVCARCLEAFERPVDTNEFFLMAVPFFLKQQRRQSENEQLLEDDPATIVYEADQLDLLPEIRNFLILNIPMKPLCSLDCQGICSRCGKKKQDVGCTCRQRADGNSFSVLEELKPDNR, encoded by the coding sequence ATGAAGATTAATATTCAGTCATTAAAAGAAGATCCGGTCGTATTTCCTTTGAGTATAGCGCAAGCCAAGCTGGATTTGGGTGATGAGGCCCGTGTCCAAGGCGCCGTCTCCGTGATATTGAGTATTCATAAAGTATCGGAAAAGGTTTTTATTCGCGGAGAGATTCATGCTCAGCTGCAGTTGGTCTGTGCGCGATGTCTGGAAGCGTTTGAACGGCCGGTCGATACAAATGAATTTTTTTTAATGGCAGTTCCGTTTTTTTTAAAACAGCAACGGCGACAGAGCGAGAATGAGCAATTGCTTGAGGATGATCCGGCAACCATCGTTTATGAGGCGGATCAGTTGGATTTGTTGCCTGAAATACGTAATTTTTTAATCCTCAACATACCGATGAAACCATTGTGTTCACTGGACTGTCAGGGGATATGTTCGCGCTGTGGGAAAAAAAAGCAGGATGTTGGCTGTACATGCCGGCAACGTGCAGATGGAAATTCGTTTTCGGTTTTAGAGGAACTCAAACCGGATAATCGATAA
- the rnc gene encoding ribonuclease III: protein MNEKRHTEIVAHIMDMVQAPPETIEVFQAACMHGSWINEHPQADGAKYFESNERLEFLGDSVLGLVVADALYQGMPKSDEGLLSKAKARLVSTKTLIRYAEQLALGEALLLGKGEETSGGRKRISVVADTLEAFIGAVFLTRGFETAKTFVLSIWGQAITEEIDGFHQDDFKSALQEFSQNRTNELPVYKILKIIGPDHNRSYEMAVFIQGHEMGRGTGNSKKEAEQIAAAEAFRKLKNGTPETREDT from the coding sequence ATGAATGAAAAGCGACACACAGAGATTGTTGCGCATATTATGGACATGGTGCAAGCGCCGCCGGAAACAATTGAGGTTTTCCAGGCTGCTTGTATGCATGGGTCGTGGATCAATGAGCATCCGCAAGCGGACGGTGCCAAATATTTTGAATCCAATGAGCGCTTGGAATTTCTCGGAGATTCCGTGTTGGGCTTGGTTGTGGCGGATGCGCTGTATCAAGGAATGCCAAAGAGTGATGAAGGACTTCTTTCGAAAGCCAAAGCCCGCTTAGTTTCAACCAAAACATTGATCAGGTATGCCGAACAATTGGCGCTGGGTGAAGCGCTGCTTCTGGGAAAAGGGGAAGAGACCAGCGGAGGACGTAAACGTATTTCAGTGGTGGCGGATACGCTGGAAGCCTTCATTGGAGCGGTTTTTTTGACAAGGGGATTTGAAACGGCCAAGACATTTGTGCTGAGTATTTGGGGACAGGCGATTACAGAAGAAATTGACGGATTTCATCAGGATGATTTCAAATCGGCGCTTCAGGAGTTTTCGCAAAACCGTACCAATGAGCTTCCGGTTTATAAAATTTTGAAAATTATAGGTCCTGATCATAACCGGAGCTATGAAATGGCTGTTTTCATACAAGGTCATGAAATGGGCCGGGGGACAGGCAACAGCAAAAAAGAAGCGGAGCAGATTGCGGCAGCCGAGGCATTTCGGAAATTAAAAAACGGAACACCTGAAACAAGGGAGGATACATGA
- the fabG gene encoding 3-oxoacyl-[acyl-carrier-protein] reductase: MDLKDKVALVTGGAQGIGEAIAGGLASKGAKLVLADVNLEKTEMTAKTMAEQYQVDVVPLKMDVSNFKEVEEGIKKIIDKYGRLDILVNNAGVTRDGLMMRMSDADWDLVLAINLKGTFNCIKAATRPMMKQRYGRVINIASVVGLMGNAGQANYSASKAGVIGLTKTSAKELASRKITVNAIAPGFIKTKMTEALTDEAKDGLKKMIPLGALGEPADVARAVIFLASDDAAYITGQVLAVDGGMVMH; encoded by the coding sequence ATGGACTTGAAAGATAAAGTGGCTTTGGTAACCGGTGGTGCACAGGGGATTGGCGAGGCGATTGCCGGTGGCTTGGCTTCCAAGGGTGCTAAACTCGTATTGGCGGATGTGAACCTGGAAAAAACCGAGATGACAGCCAAAACCATGGCAGAACAATACCAGGTGGATGTAGTGCCTTTGAAAATGGATGTTTCCAATTTTAAGGAAGTTGAAGAAGGAATCAAAAAAATCATTGACAAATACGGACGCCTCGATATATTGGTCAATAATGCAGGTGTGACCCGGGACGGTCTGATGATGAGAATGAGCGACGCTGACTGGGATTTGGTGCTTGCGATCAACCTTAAGGGGACATTTAACTGCATCAAGGCCGCGACGCGACCCATGATGAAACAGCGTTATGGTCGTGTCATTAATATTGCATCGGTCGTTGGATTGATGGGGAATGCCGGTCAAGCTAACTATTCCGCCAGTAAAGCCGGTGTCATAGGATTGACGAAAACCTCGGCCAAAGAACTGGCATCAAGGAAGATTACGGTGAATGCGATTGCGCCTGGATTTATTAAGACGAAAATGACCGAAGCGCTTACTGATGAAGCCAAGGATGGTTTGAAAAAGATGATTCCGCTGGGAGCATTGGGGGAACCCGCTGATGTCGCACGTGCTGTCATTTTTTTAGCGTCAGATGATGCTGCGTATATTACCGGACAGGTTTTGGCGGTTGACGGCGGTATGGTGATGCATTAA
- a CDS encoding phosphoglycerate kinase, giving the protein MQKLTVKDLQVKDQRVLVRVDFNVPMDKEMDITDDTRILKAVPTIAFLKEAGARIILCSHLGRPKGEADDRHKFSLAPVARRLGQLMNCEIKMASDVVGPEVESLVSGLENGEIAMLENVRFVKGETKNDPEFSKQLAALADLYVNDAFGSAHRAHCSTEGVARLVKQAAAGFLLEKELEYLGKAVTDPERPYVAILGGAKISGKLEVIKNLLPKVDALIIGGGMAYTFLKAKGIGIGKSLCEDSLISTAKEILKQALDLDKQLLLPIDHIVADDFRPDANHKQIPRGTIDEGWEGMDIGPDTVMKFSAAIKKSKTIIWNGPMGVFEMAPFANGTLAIAQVLAESEGTTIVGGGDSVAAVTQMGLANKMSHVSTGGGASLEFLEGKQLPGVVALSDK; this is encoded by the coding sequence ATGCAGAAGTTAACGGTGAAGGATCTCCAGGTGAAGGACCAACGGGTTCTGGTTCGGGTGGACTTTAATGTGCCGATGGACAAGGAAATGGACATCACCGATGATACACGCATTTTAAAAGCGGTTCCGACGATTGCGTTTTTAAAAGAAGCGGGTGCTCGTATTATTTTATGTTCGCATCTCGGACGTCCTAAAGGTGAGGCGGATGACCGGCATAAATTTTCTCTGGCACCGGTAGCGCGCCGGTTGGGTCAATTGATGAATTGCGAGATCAAAATGGCGTCTGATGTCGTCGGGCCCGAGGTTGAATCATTGGTTTCCGGGTTGGAAAATGGTGAGATCGCTATGCTGGAAAATGTCCGGTTTGTAAAAGGGGAAACCAAAAATGATCCGGAATTTTCAAAACAATTGGCCGCATTGGCGGACCTTTATGTGAATGATGCCTTTGGAAGCGCCCATCGTGCCCATTGTTCCACCGAAGGCGTTGCCCGTTTGGTTAAACAAGCGGCGGCAGGGTTTTTACTGGAAAAGGAACTGGAATATTTAGGGAAAGCGGTTACAGATCCGGAACGCCCGTATGTGGCGATTTTGGGTGGTGCCAAAATTTCCGGTAAACTTGAAGTTATTAAAAATTTGCTCCCGAAAGTTGATGCACTTATTATCGGCGGTGGGATGGCATATACGTTTTTAAAAGCGAAGGGTATTGGTATTGGAAAATCACTTTGTGAAGACAGTTTGATTTCCACGGCCAAAGAAATTTTAAAGCAAGCCCTGGATCTGGATAAGCAGTTGTTGCTGCCGATTGATCACATTGTGGCGGATGATTTCCGGCCGGATGCAAATCATAAACAAATTCCCCGCGGGACGATTGATGAAGGCTGGGAGGGCATGGATATCGGCCCGGATACGGTGATGAAATTTTCTGCTGCAATCAAAAAATCCAAGACAATTATTTGGAATGGACCGATGGGTGTTTTTGAAATGGCACCGTTTGCGAACGGGACTTTGGCAATCGCCCAAGTACTCGCGGAATCGGAGGGTACAACGATTGTCGGTGGCGGTGATTCAGTCGCAGCCGTAACGCAAATGGGATTGGCAAATAAAATGAGCCATGTTTCCACCGGCGGGGGTGCGTCCCTGGAATTTTTGGAAGGAAAGCAGCTTCCCGGCGTGGTTGCTTTAAGTGATAAATAG
- the plsX gene encoding phosphate acyltransferase PlsX: MRVALDCMGGDKGPATNIAGAIDAIKTNEELTVLLVGDRETIEGVLSQCKLKYDAKRLEIHHAPEKILMDDPPGIAVRQKKNSSMHIANHLVKSGDAEAVFTAGNTGAAMGVSLLTLGRIPGIIRPALMVNFPSLNRHGWTSILDVGANVECKPKMLAQFAVMGDLYCRHLLNVPSPRVGLLSLGEEETKGTGTIKGSRELFKQFKSIKFIGNIEGQDIVNGKVDVVVTDGFVGNVVLKFGEGTMRLFGDILKREVMAGGWLNKLAIAMLIPTIRRIYRRMDYKEYGSAPLLGVQGISTIGHGKSSSKAIKSAILQSAKYIQEHINHKIEASLVENGVAEL; encoded by the coding sequence TTGCGAGTTGCACTTGATTGTATGGGTGGAGATAAAGGGCCTGCAACAAATATTGCGGGTGCGATTGATGCGATTAAAACCAATGAGGAATTAACCGTACTTTTGGTGGGGGATCGTGAAACCATTGAGGGTGTTTTGTCTCAATGTAAACTGAAGTATGATGCTAAAAGACTTGAAATACACCATGCGCCGGAAAAAATTCTTATGGATGACCCTCCGGGGATTGCTGTTCGCCAGAAGAAAAATTCCTCGATGCATATCGCCAATCACCTGGTGAAAAGCGGGGACGCGGAAGCGGTTTTCACTGCCGGGAATACAGGTGCTGCGATGGGTGTTTCACTGCTGACATTGGGAAGAATCCCCGGGATTATCCGTCCGGCATTGATGGTGAACTTTCCGTCACTGAACCGGCATGGGTGGACCTCGATTTTGGATGTTGGTGCCAACGTTGAATGTAAACCGAAAATGCTGGCCCAGTTTGCCGTCATGGGTGATCTTTACTGCAGGCATTTACTGAATGTTCCCTCGCCGCGTGTGGGACTGCTTTCCTTGGGCGAAGAAGAAACCAAAGGAACCGGGACAATCAAAGGCAGCCGGGAATTATTTAAACAATTTAAAAGTATTAAATTTATTGGGAATATTGAAGGGCAGGACATCGTTAATGGCAAAGTGGATGTTGTGGTGACGGACGGGTTTGTCGGTAATGTTGTTTTGAAGTTTGGAGAAGGCACCATGCGTCTGTTTGGGGATATTTTGAAGCGTGAAGTTATGGCCGGCGGCTGGCTCAATAAATTGGCGATTGCCATGTTGATACCAACCATTCGCCGGATATACCGCCGGATGGATTATAAGGAATATGGGAGTGCTCCTTTGTTGGGGGTCCAGGGAATTTCGACAATTGGGCATGGCAAATCATCCAGCAAAGCGATTAAAAGCGCTATTTTGCAATCTGCCAAATATATTCAGGAACATATTAATCATAAAATTGAGGCTTCGTTGGTCGAGAACGGGGTCGCAGAGTTATGA
- the acpP gene encoding acyl carrier protein — protein MSLEAKVKEIIVDQLGVNADEVTIEASFIEDLGADSLDTVELVMALEEEFSLEIPDEEAEKIKSVGDAVEFIKSHANVAQ, from the coding sequence GTGTCTTTAGAAGCGAAAGTAAAGGAAATCATTGTTGATCAATTGGGTGTAAATGCGGATGAGGTTACCATCGAAGCTTCATTTATTGAAGATTTGGGTGCCGATTCCCTTGATACCGTTGAACTGGTTATGGCGTTGGAAGAAGAATTCAGTTTGGAGATTCCGGATGAGGAAGCGGAGAAGATCAAATCAGTCGGTGATGCAGTTGAATTCATCAAATCACACGCCAATGTTGCCCAATAA
- the tpiA gene encoding triose-phosphate isomerase, producing the protein MRKPIIAGNWKLNKTRAEAKLLVQDIVNGTKDVTDVEMVVCPVYTSLETVQSVITDSVVKLGAQNVYWEESGAFTGEVSSSMLKDAGCIYVVVGHSERRQYFGETNETVNQKVKAVLAAGLTPIVCVGETLPEREAGKVTDVVGDHVRNGLAGLSAEEIGEIVIAYEPVWAIGTGKTASPEQAQEVHKLIRDILTELAGESVAQSVRIQYGGSVKPDNVKELMAKEDIDGALVGGASLKADSFIALVKFNH; encoded by the coding sequence ATGCGGAAACCCATTATTGCTGGAAACTGGAAATTAAACAAAACGCGTGCAGAGGCAAAATTATTGGTTCAGGATATTGTAAACGGGACAAAGGATGTCACGGATGTTGAGATGGTTGTCTGTCCTGTCTATACATCATTAGAGACGGTTCAGTCGGTTATTACCGATTCGGTTGTGAAATTGGGTGCGCAGAATGTTTATTGGGAAGAATCCGGTGCCTTTACCGGAGAAGTATCCTCAAGCATGCTCAAGGATGCCGGGTGCATCTATGTCGTTGTCGGACACTCGGAAAGACGACAGTATTTTGGTGAAACCAATGAAACAGTCAATCAGAAAGTAAAAGCTGTATTGGCTGCCGGATTGACCCCGATCGTTTGCGTAGGTGAAACCCTGCCGGAACGGGAAGCCGGGAAAGTGACCGATGTTGTCGGTGATCATGTTCGGAATGGTTTAGCAGGTCTTTCGGCTGAAGAAATCGGGGAAATTGTTATTGCGTATGAACCTGTTTGGGCGATTGGTACCGGAAAAACCGCATCCCCCGAACAGGCACAAGAAGTGCATAAATTGATTCGGGATATCTTGACGGAATTGGCTGGTGAATCAGTAGCACAAAGCGTACGGATTCAATACGGCGGGAGCGTCAAACCGGATAATGTTAAAGAATTGATGGCAAAAGAGGATATTGACGGTGCGTTGGTGGGTGGTGCAAGCCTTAAGGCGGATTCTTTCATTGCACTGGTAAAATTTAATCATTAG
- the gap gene encoding type I glyceraldehyde-3-phosphate dehydrogenase yields MGIKVGINGFGRIGRSVFRAVLEKNADIEVVAVNDLTDAKTLAHLLKYDSVFGKFPGEVKAGEGEIVVNGKPLKVVAERDPANLPWKELGVEYVIESTGIFTDATKAAAHIKAGAKKVIISAPAKNEDLTIVLGVNEDKYDASKHNIISNASCTTNCLGPVAKALKEKLGIISGLMTTIHSYTNDQVILDAPHKDLRRARAAAVSMIPTTTGAAKAIGLVIPELKGKLDGLAMRVPTPNVSVVDLVVKVEKSTTKEEVNAILKEATDNNPYFEYSDEPLVSKDFNGNPASSIVDSLATYVSGGDLVKVMAWYDNEWGYSNRVVDLVEYISKK; encoded by the coding sequence ATGGGAATAAAAGTTGGTATTAATGGATTTGGCCGGATTGGCCGTAGTGTTTTTCGCGCCGTTCTTGAAAAAAATGCAGACATCGAAGTTGTTGCAGTCAATGACCTTACAGATGCCAAAACACTGGCTCATTTATTGAAATATGACTCGGTTTTCGGGAAATTCCCGGGAGAAGTCAAAGCCGGTGAAGGTGAAATTGTCGTCAATGGCAAACCGCTTAAGGTTGTGGCGGAAAGAGATCCGGCCAATTTGCCCTGGAAAGAATTGGGTGTGGAGTATGTCATTGAATCAACAGGTATTTTTACAGATGCCACAAAGGCGGCGGCGCATATTAAAGCCGGTGCGAAGAAAGTAATTATCAGTGCTCCTGCTAAAAATGAAGACCTGACAATTGTTTTAGGTGTGAATGAAGATAAATATGATGCTTCCAAGCATAATATTATCTCAAATGCTTCTTGTACCACCAACTGCTTGGGCCCGGTTGCCAAGGCGTTGAAAGAAAAACTGGGAATTATCTCAGGCTTGATGACCACCATTCATTCATACACAAATGATCAGGTGATTTTGGATGCTCCGCACAAGGATTTGCGCCGTGCCCGTGCAGCAGCGGTTTCCATGATTCCGACCACCACCGGCGCAGCCAAAGCAATCGGCTTGGTGATTCCGGAATTGAAGGGGAAATTAGACGGACTGGCCATGCGTGTGCCGACACCCAATGTATCTGTTGTTGATTTGGTTGTTAAAGTGGAAAAATCAACGACCAAAGAAGAAGTCAATGCTATTTTGAAGGAAGCAACGGACAACAATCCTTATTTTGAGTATTCGGACGAACCGTTGGTTTCCAAAGATTTCAATGGAAATCCCGCATCTTCGATTGTTGATTCCCTGGCGACCTATGTCAGCGGTGGTGATCTTGTGAAAGTTATGGCTTGGTATGACAATGAGTGGGGTTATTCAAACCGTGTGGTTGATTTGGTGGAATATATTTCTAAAAAATAA
- a CDS encoding ketoacyl-ACP synthase III, which produces MTQARRVGIAGMGYYLPENIVTNSDLEKKIETSDEWIRTRTGIRERRIAGPDQAASDLGVIAAEKALEDAQLSADLIDIIIVATASPDMVFPATACLIQDRIGAVNAGAFDLSAVCSGFIYAFVTAAQMITAGTAERVMVVATEKFSSFLDWEDRSTAVLMGDGAGAVILSADATTGEVLSNILGADSSGIEHLYVPAGGAALPASHETVAQRQHYMKMNGPEIYKFGVRIIVESVSQALEKAGLQEDALDLLIPHQANIRIIQSASKRLNLPMEKIFINIANYSNTSAASVPIALYEAKQKGMLKKGMNIALVAFGAGLSWGASIIRW; this is translated from the coding sequence ATGACGCAGGCACGACGGGTGGGCATTGCCGGGATGGGGTATTATCTTCCGGAAAATATTGTCACCAATAGTGACCTTGAAAAAAAGATAGAGACCTCTGATGAATGGATTAGGACCCGGACAGGTATTCGGGAGCGCCGAATTGCCGGTCCGGACCAAGCTGCATCCGATTTGGGCGTGATTGCTGCGGAAAAGGCACTGGAGGACGCTCAGCTCAGTGCAGATTTGATTGATATCATTATTGTGGCAACCGCTTCGCCGGATATGGTTTTTCCGGCAACCGCTTGTTTGATACAGGACCGGATTGGTGCGGTGAATGCCGGTGCGTTTGACTTAAGTGCTGTTTGTTCAGGATTTATTTATGCATTTGTGACGGCTGCCCAGATGATTACCGCCGGAACAGCCGAGCGGGTTATGGTTGTTGCGACCGAAAAATTTTCGTCATTTCTTGACTGGGAGGACCGGTCAACTGCAGTGTTGATGGGTGATGGTGCCGGGGCGGTGATTTTGAGCGCTGACGCAACCACAGGAGAGGTGCTTTCGAATATTTTGGGGGCTGACAGCAGTGGGATTGAGCATCTCTACGTCCCGGCCGGGGGGGCGGCTTTACCTGCATCCCATGAGACGGTTGCGCAACGTCAACATTATATGAAGATGAATGGTCCGGAAATATATAAATTTGGTGTACGTATTATTGTTGAAAGTGTATCCCAGGCATTGGAAAAAGCCGGGTTGCAGGAAGATGCGCTCGATTTATTAATACCCCATCAGGCCAATATCCGCATCATTCAATCTGCATCAAAACGGTTGAATCTTCCAATGGAAAAAATATTTATAAACATTGCCAACTATAGCAATACATCTGCTGCGTCTGTGCCCATTGCATTGTACGAGGCCAAGCAGAAGGGGATGTTGAAAAAAGGGATGAATATTGCGCTGGTTGCTTTTGGGGCAGGCCTCTCTTGGGGGGCCAGTATCATTCGGTGGTAA
- the rpmF gene encoding 50S ribosomal protein L32 — protein MANPKRKFSKARTHKRRSSWKLSSVSISVCPQCQQPKQPHRLCPNCGYYRGKEIITPAGE, from the coding sequence ATGGCGAATCCTAAAAGAAAATTTTCAAAGGCGCGAACGCACAAGCGGCGTTCGTCCTGGAAATTATCCTCGGTAAGTATTTCGGTTTGTCCGCAATGCCAGCAACCTAAGCAGCCGCATAGACTTTGTCCGAATTGCGGCTATTACCGCGGTAAAGAAATTATCACCCCGGCGGGTGAATAA